The following coding sequences are from one Salvia hispanica cultivar TCC Black 2014 chromosome 3, UniMelb_Shisp_WGS_1.0, whole genome shotgun sequence window:
- the LOC125210375 gene encoding homeobox-leucine zipper protein HDG5-like, with product SRAKTLQVVHSEAPGHVTGSIHLMYAELQVLSPLVPTREAHFLRYCQHNAEEGTWAIVDFPMDGFHNDYSPSFPYYKRRPSGCIIQDMPNGYSTVTWVEHAEVEDGQINNVFSSLVSSGEAFGAQRWLAVLQRQCERLASLMARNISDLGVIPSPEARKSVMNLAQRMIRTFCLNISTCYGQSWTALSESADDTVRITTRRVTDPGQPNGLILSAVSTTWLPFQHKEVFDFLRDERSRAQIDVLSNGNSLNEVAHIANGSNPGNCISLLRINVASNSSQSVELVLQESCWDDSGSLVAYATVDVDAIQMVMNGEDPSCIPVLPMGFVIVPSTDSNNESGCLLTVCLQVLASTMHNAKLNLSSVTAINHHLCNIVQQITTLLNADAPSAELN from the exons TCCCGAGCTAAAACACTTCAGGTAGTTCACTCAGAGGCTCCTGGACATGTAACTGGTTCTATTCACTTG ATGTATGCTGAGCTGCAAGTTCTTTCTCCCTTAGTTCCAACACGAGAGGCTCATTTCCTCCGGTACTGCCAGCACAACGCAGAAGAGGGAACGTGGGCTATAGTCGATTTCCCAATGGACGGCTTCCACAATGATTACTCTCCATCCTTTCCTTACTACAAGAGGCGCCCTTCTGGATGCATCATTCAGGACATGCCTAATGGATACTCAACG GTAACTTGGGTGGAGCATGCTGAGGTTGAAGATGGGCAGATCAATAATGTCTTCAGCAGTCTAGTCAGCAGTGGTGAGGCTTTTGGGGCGCAGCGGTGGCTCGCTGTTCTGCAGCGGCAGTGCGAGAGGCTTGCCAGCCTCATGGCCAGAAACATATCTGATCTTGGAG TGATCCCATCGCCTGAAGCACGAAAAAGTGTGATGAATCTTGCGCAGAGGATGATTCGGACATTCTGCCTCAACATAAGCACTTGTTATGGCCAATCTTGGACAGCCCTTTCTGAATCTGCTGATGATACTGTTCGGATCACTACCAGGAGAGTCACCGACCCCGGCCAGCCTAACGGCTTGATCCTCAGCGCCGTCTCCACTACTTGGCTGCCCTTTCAACACAAAGAGGTTTTCGATTTCTTGAGAGACGAACGCTCCAGAGCTCAG ATCGATGTACTCTCAAATGGGAATTCACTGAATGAAGTAGCTCACATTGCCAATGGCTCCAATCCAGGAAACTGCATTTCTCTTCTTCGCATCAAT gttgCAAGCAACTCATCACAAAGTGTGGAGCTGGTGCTGCAAGAGAGCTGCTGGGATGATTCAGGGAGCTTAGTAGCGTACGCGACAGTGGACGTGGATGCGATCCAGATGGTGATGAACGGCGAGGATCCATCGTGCATCCCGGTCTTACCAATGGGGTTCGTCATCGTCCCAAGCACTGACAGCAACAATGAATCAGGATGCCTCCTCACAGTGTGCCTCCAAGTTCTGGCAAGCACAATGCATAACGCAAAGCTCAATCTCTCAAGCGTCACGGCTATCAACCACCACCTCTGCAACATTGTGCAGCAGATCACCACCCTTCTCAATGCCGACGCCCCCTCCGccgaattaaattaa